The segment TCGTGCAGATGGATATTATGTGCAGTTTTGCGTAAAAGTTGATAACAAGCAGGAGCCGCCGTTAACTACTTCTGTTATCGGCATTGATGTAGGGTTGGAGTACTTTTACTCTGATAGTAACGGTAAACATGAAGAAAACCCGCGATATTTGCGTAAAGCTGAAAAAGATATCAAGCGGGTTCAGCGTAATATTTATAAAAAGAAAAAAGGGTCATCTGGTAGAAGGAAAGCGCGTGGTATTTATGCTCGTAAACATTTAAAAGTAACAAGACAAAGAGATGAACACGCCAAGAGACTGGCGCGTAACTTAACCCTGGCTAACGCTAAGGTAGTCTTGGAAGATTTAAATATTAGCGGCTTGGTGAGAAACCACAAACTAGCCAAAAGTATTAGCGATGCTTCTTGGTACAATTTCCGCCAGTGGCTCGAATACTTTGGAGAGAAATTTGGACGGGAAGTAATTGCTGTTCCGCCTCATTTCACAAGCCAAGAATGCAGTAATTGTGGTGCTAGAGTCCATAAGTCACTTAGCACCAGAACTCATTCTTGCCCTCGTTGCGGACACATTGAACAACGTGATGTGAATGCAGCCAAAGTAATTTTAAGTCGTGCAAACGCTACCGGAGGGCATCCGGGAAGTAACGCCAGTCGAGATGTTTCCTCTACTTCTATTGGTCGCAAGACCTGTAAAAGCAAGGAACGTCAGTGACGCTGGAATCCCCCGCCTTTAGGCGTGGGGAGTGTCAATCTTTCCATTCAGAATAGAGCGATCGAATTCTGTAAATCATGATTTTCCATTTTGTCGCTTGATAGGCTTAGGCGTTGGAGATTTAGGGGAAGTAGTCCAGAAAGACGAGTCACCAATATCGCCACACCAAGGGCAATACCATTCTGTTTCATCTTCCTCTAGACACCAGTTTGGTACTGCACCTCCGCAGCAGTAGCAATGTACTTTGATTTTTGGATTAAGAAAATTATTGATATCAGAAAAATATCCTTCGTAATACATAAAGTACAAAATTCCTATTTTGTCACTTGGTCAGTTACAAATCCCCATCCCTTGCATAATGGACAAAATCTTTTTACTAGTTTTCTAGTATCTCTCCAAATTTTCCCGCTTCCTTTGCACTTTGGGCATCTTATTTTAGATTCATCAGTCATAATTCCCTTTTCGTCACTTCAGAAAATTTTTTGTACAATACAGATGAACTGCCAATACCGGAGAATTGCGCTTAGTGCAATTTGGTGAAGGGGTAGGCAGTCATTTTCTAAAATTCTACGATTGCATATTCCTGTATTCTGCTAATTATCGCATCGTATTGGTCTGTTGTTACCGATGTGGTTGAAGTTATCCCAAACTCTGAGAAAACTGCTTGTACTTCACATTTTTTCAATCCTTGAGAGTGGGCGATCGCCCAAAGTCTATTTTTTTGCGCTTGATTTATCAGTCTACTCATAAAGGCGTTACCGCATATATGTGTATCCATTGATGGAAATTCAAATTGTACCCCAAAGTCAATTAGCTTTTAAACACTTTTTCGTAGATTTTTCAAGGGTTGTAGGCACTGCGGAGACTTAAGATTGGTTTGCTTTAAAGCACTTTGGCACTGATTCTCGCCAGATGCGATCGCGTTTATGATCAAATTAACGCGATCGTGATCGTCAAGCGAATTAATTTTAATCCCTTCTTACTGGTGCATCTAATTTCCCAAATATCCCTAAACCCCGCTTTCTTCGAGGCTAAAAATTTCTGGATAGGGTTTGCGGTTCTCTGGCTTTAGTAGCGAAGATCCCCATTCACGACTTTTTTGGGCGTTGACCTCAAGGATTAAAGACTGATGCTCTGAGATCAATTGTAAAGATTCTGGAAAAGCCTGCCAGTATTTGTAGTTTTGCTGCCAATAGTTGTAGGCTTCATCTGCGCCACCGCAAGTATAAGCATTTGCAGAATAATCAATTGGCTGCTTCGGGTTTACTTTGAGTAAAATTTGAGCAACTAATGGGCGGTATTTTATTGCAACTTGCAACCATTGTCTTGCTCTAGCTCTTTTCCTGAGCTTTAATGCAGCCAACACTCGACCATAAAGGATGCTGGGGTCGGTAGTTTCCCCGTCTTCATAGAGGGAACAGACTTCCAAAACTTTTTCATAATCTTCTAAGCCTAGATAGCATGGAACTAGCAAGTCTCTAGCTCCAACATTATCGCTACGATTAATATTAACCAAATTTTGAAAAACTTCGGCAGCTAACTTGAGATTTGCTTGCCGTAAAAAGTCTATTTTTTCATCATTTGCATTTTCAAAGTAAGTTAAACCTAGATTAAAATAACTCCTAAAAAAAGAGCGATTTGGTAATATGTAATAATTCAAGGTATCACGTTGGAAGTCAAAAGATTTTGGGATTGCTTGTAAAAGTAGTTGTCCTGCTATCAACCAAATTTTATGGGAGATATCTTTTTTGTTGCAGTCACTAAAAATCATCCCTAGAAGAGAGTAAGCATCTAAAAAAGATGGGTAGTTAGTGATAATTAAAATCAACTCATTAATTAATTTGTGGGGATTTGCATTTTGACTGGAATCCCACTCTTCACAAATATTGTAGTACTGTTCATAAATCTCTGGAGGGTATTCTGGAGAGACGAACCTCCACTCGCTATTTTCAGCTTGTTGCAAAGATAAAGATGTAATTGACATTTACTCCGCCTCAAGTAAATTTTTGTAGCTCCTCCAATTATTGGAGGCTCCGTGTTTTTACTATATTACAAGCCAGTTTCTTTTAAACACTTTTTGCTTAATCTACAAGAGTTGTAGCCTCTACTGCCCTATATTGGGAAAACCTGACGAATGATAAACATGGAGGACATTTTGCAGCGATCGCCTTATTACATCCTCAACGACCAACATCTGGCGGTAGAAGCACCAGACTTGGTGCAATGGTTTTTGTGGAAAAGCACTCACGATTGTCTGGTTGCTTTAGCTGAATTTCCGTGGGGAAAAGTCTCAACCATATTTTTGGGACAGAATACGAACTGGAACTCCCAACAGACTCCAATTCTGTTTGAAACGATGGTTACTGGAGTTGGCTCTTTGAATGGCACTATTTACAGATATTCAACTTGGGATGAGGCAATGTCGCATTACAATGCCATTTGCCAAATACTGGTTAAATCGTGCTATTCTACATTGACTTCCCAGCAATTGATGGCGCAAGCTTCCCTTTCTCTTGCAAAAGGTATTGAACATGCTTAATCGTTTGCTTTCTCGCTACAAGTGGTACCGCCAAAGTAAAGGCGGAATTTGGTGGCTCGTACAAACGTCTCTACCGGGGGATGACGCTTACTGGAGAAACACTGCTCCCGACAGAATCGAGCGAATAATAGACACAGAAGACTATGCAAAATCTGGAAATTACTTGTTACCAGATCCAGAATTTTACCAAGCGATCGCGAACATTGCCGTCAACGGACAGTGGAAAAATAACTTCAATTTAAGGCAATTTTTAAAAGCAGCAAAAATCCTTCGGCACAGGGGAATTGAAGATAGTTTAATTATTGAAATGTTAAGCGAACTTTATAAAGCCTCAGCTACAGAAAAAATTAGCGACTCAACTCCTCAAGAGTATCAATGGGCGGAAATTAAAGAATTATTCAAAAAGTTACCCCTATGAATCTCTCGGAAAACGAAACCAGGATTTTAGCAGATTTGCTCCAACACGCAG is part of the Nostoc sp. C052 genome and harbors:
- a CDS encoding RNA-guided endonuclease TnpB family protein translates to MLVMEYKAVVKKAQVKAIDEAIRTSQFVRNKVLRYWIDNRGVGKKELYQYNTQLRAEYEFVRNLSSHACQASVENVERAINRFFANCKAKKPGLKGYPRFKKHSRSVEYKQQSWKLHPTKRRITFTDKKGIGELKLLGKWDIHTYPVELIKRIRIVRRADGYYVQFCVKVDNKQEPPLTTSVIGIDVGLEYFYSDSNGKHEENPRYLRKAEKDIKRVQRNIYKKKKGSSGRRKARGIYARKHLKVTRQRDEHAKRLARNLTLANAKVVLEDLNISGLVRNHKLAKSISDASWYNFRQWLEYFGEKFGREVIAVPPHFTSQECSNCGARVHKSLSTRTHSCPRCGHIEQRDVNAAKVILSRANATGGHPGSNASRDVSSTSIGRKTCKSKERQ
- a CDS encoding lipopolysaccharide assembly protein LapB translates to MSITSLSLQQAENSEWRFVSPEYPPEIYEQYYNICEEWDSSQNANPHKLINELILIITNYPSFLDAYSLLGMIFSDCNKKDISHKIWLIAGQLLLQAIPKSFDFQRDTLNYYILPNRSFFRSYFNLGLTYFENANDEKIDFLRQANLKLAAEVFQNLVNINRSDNVGARDLLVPCYLGLEDYEKVLEVCSLYEDGETTDPSILYGRVLAALKLRKRARARQWLQVAIKYRPLVAQILLKVNPKQPIDYSANAYTCGGADEAYNYWQQNYKYWQAFPESLQLISEHQSLILEVNAQKSREWGSSLLKPENRKPYPEIFSLEESGV